A stretch of [Clostridium] innocuum DNA encodes these proteins:
- a CDS encoding metal-sensing transcriptional repressor, with protein MNDERKKALQNIKTARGQLDGIIRMIEEGRYCIDISNQISASTALLKKANQHILSGHLHSCVLTAIEERDAEEKVSEIEAVISALLK; from the coding sequence ATGAACGATGAACGAAAAAAAGCACTTCAGAATATAAAGACTGCACGCGGTCAGCTGGATGGTATCATTCGCATGATTGAAGAAGGACGCTATTGTATTGATATATCAAATCAGATTTCAGCATCGACGGCTCTGCTGAAAAAAGCAAATCAGCATATTCTGAGCGGACATTTGCACAGCTGTGTACTGACTGCTATTGAAGAAAGGGATGCCGAGGAAAAGGTCAGTGAAATCGAAGCTGTAATTTCGGCACTGCTGAAATAG
- a CDS encoding cell wall-binding protein, producing MIKKKLYILMLSLLITASLTPVSASEKTLQDDGTYHIVSVEKDGTYTILEDSDTYARAKVLYTLRKRSYDNLAITYGSSFLSLEQGVVEFATAKDCTLNITYTNDENGEEGYTNGCYGIDAAFLEYNPGTQKVKFRLSGVTGWADAADVTIYPIEQVPNVSSFTVKNNTLQHQLKSSLATAAYDNVLQLGNAPQQLKEGVTYYSYDTHYFYDDYAVMIEDYRNSSFAHAVNANAPYYNYYQYLNHRSTSAYTQKDVDGYLKNTLALQHTITAFYDKDNYIHDVLTQSLLLQAEAAFFQYQNQFGANALMMLSLAENESALGRSYLAYTRNNLFGHAAYDSTVEENASRYTSTSGSVYSHAMHYLSNAYMNPSQFQFHGGFFGNKAGGMNVSYASDPYWGEKAAQYFYEMDHAMGDRDHNRYALGIVKNTGVSIYKNADKKSDAVYSIKKGYDAALILLEKLENKDGVWYRVQSDPSLDKEQKQQEGSYNFKNSYGFVKAEDVSTVLNSKHIQDKAYVDITFDANGGTFYPNDKKITLQVETGKTPVMQAPVKDHALFSSWDIQLKPAGEPLTYKATYRDVKQIVLTQMPLTTYDLNESLDVSDGRIRVDFADGTSKEVSMTTDMVEGFSSKKTGTKTLKVTYAGCTLNYEIRVSDELTKKQENMQQRAAAIIKLYDGKTDLNDEALQELEQFRKDVTAFLLTPLANEQIRLIDRILQENLKPRYSVIIRDDSHDLQVSGLSMARIQETGFLNTFLPKTIVLKVKDSMDEEQKALAEKVAKADGTTVEETFSIEGTDDFSSLKLKQEAVFSIRKPKDSKNKRYRIYYVDGQDVYQIPTEQSKSRIRFTTEKLGSYVLVSTNQRSIQEADDIAEVNTIALNGKNYILRYVLLPCLLLALLVCLFLTLLVYRRRHPNLRLKKPWKKARAEKSQYKKDEDDMQ from the coding sequence ATGATTAAGAAAAAACTGTACATCCTTATGCTGAGCCTTTTGATCACGGCATCCCTTACTCCGGTATCAGCCAGTGAAAAGACGCTGCAGGATGATGGAACATATCACATTGTCAGTGTGGAAAAGGATGGTACCTATACAATTCTTGAGGACAGTGACACCTATGCCAGGGCAAAGGTTCTCTATACACTTCGTAAACGCAGCTATGACAATCTTGCAATCACCTATGGCAGTAGCTTTCTGAGTCTGGAGCAGGGGGTTGTGGAATTTGCGACAGCCAAAGACTGCACGCTGAACATCACCTATACCAATGATGAAAATGGTGAAGAAGGCTATACCAACGGCTGTTATGGTATTGACGCGGCATTTCTGGAATACAATCCCGGAACACAAAAGGTAAAGTTTCGTTTGTCCGGTGTTACCGGATGGGCAGATGCGGCCGATGTCACCATCTATCCGATTGAGCAGGTTCCCAATGTTTCCTCATTTACGGTAAAAAACAACACTTTGCAGCATCAGCTGAAATCCTCACTCGCAACCGCTGCCTATGACAATGTCCTGCAGCTGGGAAACGCTCCGCAGCAGCTGAAGGAGGGCGTTACCTACTATAGCTATGATACCCATTATTTCTATGATGATTACGCTGTGATGATCGAAGATTATCGAAACAGCAGCTTTGCGCATGCGGTAAATGCCAATGCTCCCTACTATAATTATTATCAGTATCTGAATCACCGCTCTACCAGCGCCTATACACAAAAGGATGTGGACGGCTATCTGAAAAACACACTGGCTCTGCAGCATACGATTACCGCCTTTTACGATAAGGACAACTATATCCATGATGTTTTGACACAATCTTTGCTTTTACAGGCGGAAGCTGCGTTTTTCCAGTATCAGAATCAATTCGGGGCAAATGCGCTGATGATGCTTTCACTGGCGGAGAATGAAAGTGCTCTGGGAAGAAGCTATCTCGCCTACACCCGCAACAATCTGTTCGGACATGCAGCGTATGATTCCACCGTTGAGGAAAATGCCTCCCGCTATACCAGCACCTCAGGCAGCGTATATTCCCATGCCATGCATTACCTGTCCAATGCGTATATGAATCCCAGCCAGTTTCAGTTTCACGGCGGCTTCTTCGGAAACAAGGCAGGCGGTATGAATGTATCTTACGCATCCGATCCCTACTGGGGAGAAAAAGCAGCCCAGTACTTTTATGAAATGGATCACGCCATGGGGGACAGGGATCACAACCGCTATGCGCTTGGAATCGTGAAAAATACCGGTGTTTCCATATATAAAAACGCTGATAAAAAAAGTGATGCCGTATACAGCATCAAAAAAGGCTATGATGCAGCCCTGATTCTGCTGGAAAAGCTGGAGAACAAGGATGGCGTCTGGTATCGGGTACAAAGCGACCCTTCCCTTGACAAAGAGCAGAAGCAGCAGGAAGGAAGCTACAATTTCAAAAACAGCTATGGCTTTGTGAAGGCAGAAGATGTTTCCACAGTGCTCAACAGCAAGCACATACAGGATAAAGCCTATGTGGATATCACCTTTGATGCGAACGGCGGAACATTTTATCCCAATGATAAGAAAATCACCCTGCAGGTGGAAACCGGAAAGACACCGGTGATGCAGGCGCCGGTCAAGGATCATGCCCTCTTTTCTTCCTGGGATATACAACTAAAGCCCGCAGGGGAACCGTTGACCTATAAGGCAACATACAGGGACGTCAAGCAGATTGTGCTGACACAGATGCCGCTTACCACCTATGATTTGAATGAATCCCTCGATGTCAGTGATGGCAGAATCCGCGTGGATTTTGCGGATGGTACAAGTAAGGAGGTTTCCATGACCACCGATATGGTGGAGGGCTTCTCCAGCAAAAAGACAGGAACCAAAACACTGAAGGTGACCTATGCCGGCTGTACGCTGAATTATGAAATCAGGGTATCCGACGAGCTGACGAAAAAGCAGGAAAACATGCAGCAGCGAGCTGCGGCAATCATTAAGCTGTACGACGGGAAAACGGATTTAAACGATGAGGCTCTGCAGGAGCTGGAGCAGTTCCGCAAGGATGTTACCGCATTCCTTCTTACACCGCTCGCAAATGAACAGATCCGTCTTATCGACCGGATACTGCAGGAAAATCTGAAGCCCCGCTACAGTGTCATCATCAGGGATGACAGCCATGATCTGCAGGTATCCGGCTTATCCATGGCACGGATACAGGAAACCGGCTTCCTCAATACCTTCCTGCCTAAAACGATTGTCCTCAAGGTAAAGGATTCCATGGATGAGGAGCAGAAAGCACTTGCAGAGAAAGTAGCCAAGGCAGACGGAACCACTGTTGAAGAAACCTTCTCTATCGAAGGAACGGATGATTTCTCCTCCCTGAAGCTGAAGCAGGAGGCTGTATTCTCAATCAGGAAGCCGAAGGACAGCAAAAATAAACGATATCGTATATATTATGTGGACGGGCAGGATGTCTATCAGATTCCTACCGAGCAAAGTAAAAGCCGCATCCGCTTTACAACGGAAAAGCTGGGCAGCTATGTTCTGGTATCCACAAACCAGCGCAGCATACAGGAAGCAGACGATATTGCAGAGGTGAATACGATCGCCTTGAACGGAAAGAACTATATCCTTCGCTATGTCCTGTTGCCATGTCTGCTGCTGGCACTGCTTGTATGTCTGTTTCTCACACTCCTTGTATACCGCAGACGGCATCCGAATCTGCGTCTAAAAAAGCCGTGGAAGAAAGCAAGAGCGGAAAAATCACAGTACAAAAAAGATGAAGATGATATGCAGTAG
- the pepF gene encoding oligoendopeptidase F codes for MKRNEIDSQLTWDLRFLFEHQEAFEVQFAQAQKEIGLLQASLSSLADDRASFISFMEHQETLERYLDNLISYAKMSSDVDPENMQNQENLARSYTLYQQVNQALSNMPLLLIQNREQIEQWLLEDDCQDFRYPMEEVFRTIPHRLNEEQEALLAQAGELIRNPQETFESFRLQFEPVLVNGKEEFLNEGTYQQFLKNRDPRVRKEAFEHFFTAYKTYQNVFMNLLSGHAKGQIFEAGLRNFSNALEASLFEDGVDRSLFDKVLFMANEKYIDGIHRYFAVRKQVSGLAVQHVYDIQIPLVDAVDITYSIDESFDILKHALAPLGEDYVQLLDQAREERWIDFLPCAGKQGGAYSGGTYDSRPYVLTNFTNDYPSLSTLAHELGHSMHSWYSRHHNRPMLSQYTIFVAEVASTVNEILLNRYLLDHSDSEEEKAYLLSNLLNQLVGTLYRQPMYAEFEKQLYAMLENKEAVSSQKLTSLYMELSRRYYGDAVEVDDLQRYHCYYIPHFYFNFYVYKYTLGMSVALSFAKKILAGDTKEYLKFLTKGGSESPLDELIHAGVDPRVDSVYDDAFTFFEKTLDEFSELMKVKR; via the coding sequence ATGAAACGTAACGAAATAGATTCACAGCTGACCTGGGATCTGCGCTTTCTCTTTGAACATCAGGAGGCCTTTGAAGTGCAGTTTGCACAGGCACAAAAGGAAATCGGATTGTTGCAGGCTTCCCTTTCTTCTCTTGCGGATGACAGAGCCAGCTTCATCAGCTTTATGGAACATCAGGAAACACTGGAACGCTATCTGGATAATCTTATCAGCTATGCGAAGATGAGCAGTGATGTAGACCCTGAAAATATGCAGAATCAGGAAAATCTGGCACGCAGCTATACCCTGTATCAGCAGGTGAATCAGGCATTATCCAATATGCCTTTACTTCTGATTCAAAACAGGGAACAAATTGAACAGTGGCTGCTGGAGGATGACTGTCAGGATTTCCGCTACCCGATGGAAGAGGTATTCCGTACTATCCCACACCGACTGAATGAAGAGCAGGAGGCTTTGCTTGCACAGGCGGGAGAGCTGATCCGCAATCCGCAGGAAACCTTTGAAAGCTTCCGTTTGCAGTTCGAGCCTGTTCTGGTGAATGGAAAAGAGGAATTCCTGAATGAAGGAACCTATCAGCAGTTCCTGAAAAACCGTGACCCCAGAGTACGAAAGGAAGCCTTTGAACATTTTTTCACCGCCTATAAAACCTATCAGAATGTGTTTATGAATCTGTTGAGCGGGCATGCCAAGGGCCAGATATTTGAAGCCGGATTACGCAATTTCTCCAATGCTCTGGAAGCCTCCCTGTTTGAAGACGGCGTTGACCGATCGCTGTTTGACAAGGTGCTTTTCATGGCAAATGAAAAATACATCGATGGCATTCACCGTTACTTTGCGGTTCGCAAGCAGGTCAGCGGACTTGCTGTTCAGCATGTGTACGATATTCAGATACCACTGGTGGATGCGGTGGATATCACCTATTCTATCGATGAGAGCTTCGATATTCTCAAGCATGCCCTTGCACCGCTTGGCGAAGACTATGTGCAACTGCTGGATCAGGCAAGAGAGGAGCGCTGGATCGACTTTCTGCCATGTGCAGGTAAACAGGGCGGAGCATATTCCGGGGGGACCTATGATTCCCGCCCGTATGTACTGACCAATTTCACAAACGATTATCCATCCCTGAGCACGCTGGCGCATGAGCTGGGACATTCCATGCACTCCTGGTATTCCCGTCACCATAACCGGCCAATGCTTTCTCAGTATACGATTTTTGTTGCCGAAGTGGCATCCACTGTGAATGAGATTCTGTTGAACCGTTATCTGCTGGATCACAGCGATAGTGAGGAAGAGAAAGCATATCTTCTTTCCAATCTGCTGAATCAGCTTGTCGGCACGCTATATCGGCAGCCGATGTACGCAGAATTCGAAAAGCAGCTGTATGCCATGCTGGAAAACAAAGAAGCAGTTTCCTCACAGAAGCTGACCTCCCTGTACATGGAGCTGTCCAGGCGGTATTACGGGGATGCTGTTGAGGTGGATGATCTGCAGCGCTATCATTGTTACTACATACCGCACTTTTATTTCAATTTCTATGTATATAAATATACCCTGGGAATGTCGGTGGCATTGAGCTTTGCGAAGAAGATACTTGCCGGAGATACAAAGGAGTATTTAAAGTTTCTCACCAAGGGTGGCAGCGAGTCACCGCTGGATGAGCTGATCCATGCCGGTGTTGATCCGAGAGTGGACAGTGTCTACGACGATGCCTTCACCTTTTTCGAAAAAACTCTGGATGAATTCAGTGAACTGATGAAGGTAAAACGATAA
- a CDS encoding serine hydrolase, with translation MEQMKITEMEALINRNYKNICGMNVLKNGVSVYEAYFQGCTSDSRMHVYSVTKSIVSILLGIAMDEGYIADVSQRVLDFFPEYAAREKEYAKGEVTLEDVITMTAAYKYRIPPYIKYFTSDDWLRFSLEQLKGRGGKFRYTPLIGPDILTGILQKTTGQSVLAFAREKLFAPLRISVEKELIFKDKEEQMAFNQSASISGWAADAKGLQSAGWGLALSAKEMADIGQLYLNGGVWEGKQLVSKHWIEESTKEHSRWKKRNLPYGYLWWIDEQKDGFAAMGDGGNIIYVNTGEQLVVSLMCRFDPKAKDSMDLIKQQIEPIFRK, from the coding sequence ATGGAACAGATGAAAATAACAGAAATGGAAGCATTGATCAACAGGAATTACAAGAATATTTGTGGGATGAATGTATTAAAAAACGGTGTGTCGGTGTATGAAGCATACTTTCAGGGATGTACTTCCGATAGCAGAATGCATGTGTATTCCGTGACCAAAAGTATTGTATCCATATTGCTGGGAATCGCAATGGATGAAGGGTACATTGCGGATGTGTCGCAAAGGGTTCTGGATTTTTTTCCGGAGTATGCAGCCCGGGAAAAAGAGTATGCAAAGGGTGAAGTAACGCTGGAGGATGTCATCACCATGACAGCGGCATATAAATATAGAATTCCACCCTATATAAAATATTTTACAAGTGATGACTGGCTGCGGTTTTCACTGGAGCAGCTGAAGGGAAGGGGCGGGAAATTCCGTTATACACCACTGATTGGACCGGATATTCTGACTGGTATTTTACAAAAGACAACCGGACAATCTGTGCTTGCTTTTGCACGTGAGAAATTATTTGCCCCGCTGCGAATTTCTGTGGAAAAGGAACTGATATTTAAAGATAAGGAAGAACAGATGGCATTCAATCAGTCAGCCTCCATCAGCGGTTGGGCAGCAGACGCAAAGGGACTGCAATCCGCAGGCTGGGGACTGGCGTTATCGGCAAAGGAAATGGCAGATATCGGGCAGCTGTATTTGAATGGCGGTGTATGGGAAGGAAAACAGCTGGTATCAAAGCACTGGATTGAGGAAAGCACAAAGGAGCACAGCCGCTGGAAAAAGCGCAATCTGCCATACGGCTATTTATGGTGGATCGATGAGCAGAAAGACGGATTTGCGGCAATGGGGGATGGAGGAAACATTATTTATGTGAATACCGGAGAACAGCTGGTTGTATCCCTCATGTGCAGGTTTGATCCTAAAGCAAAAGACAGCATGGATTTGATTAAACAGCAGATCGAACCGATATTTAGAAAGTAA
- a CDS encoding leucine-rich repeat domain-containing protein: protein MIIQDEMLRAAIARTLQIEEADITEKKLEELTTLSARSSGIISLEGLQYAVNLKYLDLCGNAIEDLTPIRDLREIEVLNLSKNMLRDIQALREFRQLLRLDISRNNLYTMDISALAGMINLEELNLERSKVDNLVYLENVKKLKKLYVGIENGPFPLSILGMLDELKELHMNKMWLYDIADLTYLKHIEVLDVSTNLFCDLSPLQYMKDSLRNLNISNCEYLRDLSILEEFPNLEVLDISFDHIKDFSFLKKLKNLKDLRATQSGLCDLRNLKGLIRMEKLDISENRVEHTEILKEMKLLRYFKASCCFLKDIDFLKNAKDLVELNVFNNHIKHIEVLKGCEHMTTLDVGNNDIRSIDSLEDMINLECLGLSHNNISDLTPLKDLTNLSTIDLYNNVITDLSPLKKLINLSSLRLDHNGVMDLSPLEECIYLSSLTLKANYVTDVTPLTRLKNLYELRLDENPIEDITVLEDMEYYEKFSY, encoded by the coding sequence ATGATCATACAGGATGAAATGCTGCGAGCTGCAATCGCCAGAACCCTGCAGATCGAGGAAGCGGATATCACAGAAAAAAAGCTGGAAGAGCTGACGACACTCTCTGCCAGAAGCAGTGGAATTATCTCTCTGGAAGGACTGCAATATGCGGTTAATCTGAAGTATCTGGACCTTTGCGGAAATGCCATTGAGGATCTAACACCGATCCGTGATTTGCGGGAGATTGAAGTTTTGAATCTGTCCAAGAATATGCTGCGTGACATTCAGGCGCTGAGGGAATTCCGGCAGCTGCTGCGGCTGGATATTTCACGCAATAACCTGTATACGATGGATATCAGTGCACTGGCAGGAATGATCAATTTGGAAGAATTGAATCTGGAACGCAGCAAGGTGGACAATCTGGTATATCTGGAAAATGTCAAGAAGCTGAAAAAGCTGTATGTCGGAATTGAAAACGGACCGTTCCCGCTCAGCATTCTCGGTATGCTGGATGAGCTGAAGGAGCTTCATATGAACAAGATGTGGCTGTATGACATTGCCGATCTGACCTATTTGAAGCACATTGAGGTTTTGGATGTATCGACCAATCTGTTCTGTGATTTATCTCCGTTGCAGTATATGAAGGATTCTCTGCGCAATCTGAATATTTCAAATTGTGAATATCTGCGTGATTTAAGTATATTGGAGGAATTTCCGAATCTGGAGGTCCTTGATATCTCCTTTGACCATATTAAGGATTTCTCATTCCTGAAGAAGCTGAAGAATTTAAAGGATCTTCGTGCTACGCAGAGCGGACTTTGTGATTTACGTAATCTGAAGGGTCTGATCAGGATGGAGAAGCTGGATATCAGTGAAAACCGTGTGGAGCATACGGAAATTTTAAAAGAAATGAAGCTGCTTCGCTATTTTAAAGCCAGCTGCTGTTTCCTGAAGGACATCGACTTTTTGAAGAATGCAAAGGATCTGGTAGAGCTGAATGTCTTCAACAATCATATCAAGCATATCGAGGTTTTAAAGGGCTGTGAGCATATGACAACCCTGGATGTCGGAAACAACGATATTCGCAGTATTGATTCTCTTGAGGATATGATCAATTTGGAATGTCTGGGGCTTTCCCACAACAATATTTCTGATCTGACGCCATTAAAGGATTTAACCAATCTGAGTACGATTGATTTATACAACAATGTCATTACAGATCTTTCACCGCTGAAGAAGCTGATCAATTTAAGCTCCCTGCGGCTGGATCACAATGGCGTAATGGATTTATCTCCGCTGGAGGAATGCATATATCTGAGCTCCCTGACATTGAAGGCGAATTATGTAACAGATGTGACACCGCTGACCAGACTGAAGAATCTGTATGAGCTTCGTCTGGATGAAAACCCAATCGAGGATATCACAGTTCTTGAGGATATGGAATACTACGAGAAATTCTCATATTGA
- a CDS encoding cold-shock protein, protein MSTGKVKWFNAEKGYGFITSDEGKDIFVHYSSIQSDGFRTLEEGQAVNFDVVESDRGQQAANVTVA, encoded by the coding sequence ATGAGTACAGGTAAAGTAAAATGGTTTAATGCAGAAAAAGGTTATGGATTCATCACTTCTGATGAAGGTAAGGACATCTTCGTTCATTACTCAAGCATCCAGAGCGACGGATTCCGTACACTGGAAGAAGGACAGGCTGTAAACTTCGACGTTGTTGAAAGCGATCGTGGACAGCAGGCTGCTAACGTAACTGTAGCGTAA
- a CDS encoding HD domain-containing protein, translated as MDRLELIREQTDAVIQKLVKEEERKFAYIHTYGVAQAAAMLATLRKLDVELCCIAAMLHDIALYAQNCPHLGHAQRSAEYAKLLLEKMEVFSEEEIRILTHVISVHSDKMNRHDGPISELLKDADVLQHYLYNPKIELSEKDKVRLFYLLEDLNCAQVEK; from the coding sequence ATGGATCGCTTAGAACTTATCCGTGAACAAACGGATGCCGTCATTCAAAAGCTTGTCAAGGAAGAGGAACGCAAATTTGCATATATCCACACGTACGGCGTTGCACAGGCTGCAGCTATGCTGGCCACTTTGCGAAAGCTGGATGTGGAGCTGTGCTGTATTGCCGCCATGCTGCATGATATAGCACTTTACGCCCAGAATTGTCCGCATCTGGGTCATGCACAGCGCAGTGCGGAATATGCGAAGCTGCTGCTGGAGAAGATGGAGGTATTCAGTGAAGAGGAAATCCGGATACTGACCCATGTTATATCGGTGCATTCCGATAAAATGAACCGACATGACGGACCGATTTCAGAGCTGCTGAAGGATGCGGATGTTTTGCAGCATTATCTGTATAACCCGAAAATTGAGTTATCGGAAAAAGACAAGGTACGGCTGTTTTATCTGCTGGAGGATTTGAATTGTGCGCAGGTAGAAAAATAG
- a CDS encoding class II aldolase/adducin family protein — MSELQEKLDAAIWSAHTLFQKGLVGGSTGNISFLHEYRMYISRSGSCFGRLRQEDFAQVDMQGTILYGKPSKEYPMHLALYQESEAYKAVIHTHSFYATVLSCYADAESHVRNLFAYTPYLFMQTKGNIPCVAYAPPGSDALFCHFKDKTKTKPKILLLKHHGIVAGAEDVYHAFDLIEEMESSAHVYAMLKSCPDEDIDFIPH; from the coding sequence ATGAGTGAATTACAGGAAAAGCTGGATGCCGCTATCTGGAGTGCGCATACCTTGTTTCAGAAAGGACTTGTTGGCGGCTCGACAGGAAATATCAGCTTTCTCCATGAATATCGTATGTATATTTCAAGGAGCGGAAGCTGTTTTGGAAGATTGCGGCAGGAAGACTTCGCACAGGTGGATATGCAGGGGACTATTCTGTATGGAAAGCCAAGCAAGGAATATCCCATGCATTTGGCATTGTATCAAGAAAGCGAGGCGTATAAGGCGGTGATTCACACACACAGCTTTTATGCTACCGTACTGTCCTGTTATGCAGATGCGGAGTCTCATGTCAGGAACCTGTTTGCATATACTCCTTATCTGTTTATGCAAACAAAAGGAAATATCCCATGTGTTGCGTATGCGCCGCCGGGAAGTGATGCACTGTTTTGTCATTTCAAGGATAAAACGAAGACAAAACCGAAGATATTGCTGTTGAAACATCACGGAATCGTGGCAGGAGCAGAAGATGTGTATCATGCGTTTGATCTTATTGAAGAAATGGAAAGCAGTGCCCATGTATATGCGATGCTGAAAAGCTGTCCGGATGAGGATATCGATTTCATACCTCATTAG
- a CDS encoding four-carbon acid sugar kinase family protein, translating into MEMKNIKIGVIADDFTGAGDAASFLEKSGAETIMYNAVPNELQVCDAAVIALKTRSVSPHEAVTEAKKAVDFLKENGCERIYFKYCSTFDSTPQGNIGVVADFLLEYLAQPFTILCPSLPVNHRIVKDGNLYVNGEKLSDSPLKNHPLNPMWDSYIPNLMKPQSKYPCFIMRQEELCEGEWKQTIHALKCEYEKFYIVPDYETEQDGKRIAEAFKDLPILTGGSGLLAHVLQNDAFLHSEKNQIRKHGRTILLCGSCSAATRCQIEYFRKHQGCCYPVNANRVMNKELTAQDILTYANKQTQPVLIYSDAVERDMRKLKKDEAFYQASKCIEQIMGEISSAALACGYERIVVAGGETSGAVMQQLGFDGFYIGKSVDPGVPELIPLKNERLTLILKSGNFGAEDFFIKAIGGNTHE; encoded by the coding sequence ATGGAAATGAAAAATATAAAAATCGGTGTTATCGCAGACGATTTTACAGGTGCAGGGGATGCGGCCAGCTTTTTAGAAAAAAGCGGTGCTGAAACCATAATGTACAACGCAGTTCCAAACGAGCTGCAGGTGTGTGATGCGGCTGTTATCGCTTTGAAAACAAGGAGCGTTTCTCCCCATGAGGCTGTTACGGAAGCAAAAAAGGCTGTTGATTTCCTCAAGGAAAACGGATGTGAACGAATATATTTTAAATACTGCTCAACCTTTGACTCCACTCCTCAGGGGAATATCGGAGTCGTTGCTGATTTCTTGTTGGAATATCTGGCACAGCCCTTTACAATTCTATGCCCCTCCTTACCAGTGAATCATCGCATAGTAAAGGATGGAAATTTGTACGTCAATGGTGAAAAATTAAGTGATAGTCCGTTGAAAAATCATCCCTTAAATCCAATGTGGGATTCCTATATCCCCAATCTGATGAAGCCACAAAGCAAATACCCCTGCTTTATTATGCGGCAGGAGGAGCTTTGTGAGGGAGAATGGAAACAAACGATCCATGCGTTGAAATGCGAATATGAGAAGTTTTATATCGTACCGGATTACGAAACAGAGCAGGATGGAAAACGGATAGCGGAAGCGTTTAAGGATCTGCCTATTCTTACCGGCGGCTCCGGACTGCTTGCCCATGTCTTACAGAACGATGCTTTTTTGCATTCGGAAAAAAATCAGATACGGAAGCATGGGCGGACGATTTTGCTATGTGGAAGCTGCTCGGCTGCGACTAGATGTCAAATTGAGTATTTCCGAAAGCATCAAGGCTGCTGTTATCCTGTAAATGCAAACCGTGTGATGAATAAAGAGCTTACCGCACAGGATATTCTGACATATGCAAACAAACAGACACAGCCGGTGCTGATTTACAGTGATGCGGTGGAACGGGATATGCGAAAGCTAAAAAAGGATGAAGCCTTCTATCAAGCATCGAAATGTATAGAACAGATCATGGGGGAGATTAGCAGCGCTGCTTTGGCGTGCGGATATGAACGTATCGTAGTTGCGGGCGGAGAAACCTCCGGAGCTGTCATGCAGCAGCTGGGCTTTGATGGATTTTATATCGGAAAAAGTGTTGATCCCGGTGTTCCTGAACTGATTCCATTGAAGAATGAGCGTCTTACTCTTATTCTGAAATCCGGTAATTTCGGTGCAGAGGATTTCTTCATCAAGGCAATAGGAGGGAACACACATGAGTGA
- a CDS encoding class II fructose-bisphosphate aldolase, giving the protein MLVTMKEILDHAKKGGYGVTAPNVQSEDTVRAVLEVAEEYHAPMIVDVNAFIHTDLPWFIHMIRDLAEKVSVPVAINLDHGKSYEDIMLAINSGFTSIMVDRSSLSYEENVEQTKEVVKMCRPLGISVEAELGHVGMGNNYAVDGVNNLTVPKEAADFIKETGVDCLAVAIGTAHGRYTGTPHIDFERLKQLVEACGETPLVLHGGSGTGDENLRKAVRSGIQKVNLATELIVAGKEELEDFIKDPNFDKWKLIPAFKKGYKDRLAHYVELFDQAGKAWG; this is encoded by the coding sequence ATGTTAGTTACAATGAAAGAAATACTCGATCATGCAAAGAAAGGAGGATATGGTGTTACCGCACCCAATGTACAAAGTGAGGATACGGTAAGGGCCGTGCTGGAGGTAGCTGAGGAATACCATGCTCCCATGATTGTAGATGTCAATGCGTTTATTCATACGGATCTTCCGTGGTTTATACATATGATACGGGATCTTGCAGAAAAGGTGTCAGTACCTGTCGCAATCAATCTGGATCATGGAAAATCCTATGAGGATATTATGCTCGCTATCAATTCCGGGTTTACATCTATCATGGTTGATCGTTCCAGCTTATCCTATGAAGAAAATGTGGAACAGACAAAGGAAGTCGTAAAAATGTGCAGACCGCTGGGAATCAGTGTTGAGGCCGAGCTGGGACATGTCGGTATGGGAAACAATTATGCTGTAGACGGAGTAAATAATCTTACCGTTCCAAAAGAAGCGGCAGATTTTATCAAGGAAACCGGTGTGGATTGTCTGGCAGTTGCCATAGGAACCGCACATGGACGCTACACGGGAACACCACATATTGACTTCGAGCGATTAAAGCAGCTCGTTGAAGCATGTGGAGAAACACCGCTTGTCCTGCATGGCGGAAGTGGAACGGGGGATGAAAATCTCAGAAAAGCAGTTCGATCAGGAATTCAGAAGGTTAATCTGGCTACTGAGCTGATCGTTGCAGGAAAAGAGGAGCTGGAAGACTTCATCAAGGATCCGAATTTTGATAAATGGAAGCTGATACCTGCCTTCAAAAAGGGGTATAAGGATCGTCTGGCTCATTACGTTGAATTGTTTGATCAGGCTGGAAAGGCCTGGGGGTAA